A stretch of Oncorhynchus mykiss isolate Arlee chromosome 26, USDA_OmykA_1.1, whole genome shotgun sequence DNA encodes these proteins:
- the LOC110506176 gene encoding major intrinsically disordered Notch2-binding receptor 1-like has protein sequence MDPLPEYSLFLVRILEELDTKHSSVSYQDLCKSLCARFDLVHLAKLRSLLFYTACLDPAFPATLFKDKMRCTVEDQQSKKLMVAADIVTMFNLIQMNGGMAKDKLPMAPPRPKFHKNQSFESCRSDTDVYKYQDYERGGGYDLMDQPSRAGHHPHHRPMSQNNSSHPRPHPHSHSASSKSNCSPQFIPTSDPNFLLGVNKDLKCRAASLDKLQHLPQYSGCSPPSPPCEMQSTYFPIDIDSESTTDQESLQHINHTEPFSVHSCVQKRNIFKEDFHNLLAFSPQVITSECKPNIRATGGYHRRELHKPATFFNHSFELPYSNPYFEPTMNSPIQEKRRAKHESLDDLQASTYFGPTTVTECVNTRRSTARPGKQPIWPVKSLSLNAEEGPPDFERSFLNGKPLKDNHRHNVVNKENEQHFQCAKEKVVASPSGFAKKTNGLKTKDMSSMACGPGVGVDKREVGKRFKEKGINSTSFQGGNIDSSSSIGTQTEQAEQRKLKDYAAAHAKYVERERHSCKHSEEDSEIISDDISDIFRFLDDMSVCDSLGVIQSSCYNSIGSLSQVTMKSDGDSSPECNTVKLAKSKLDCLFHSLENTDDELKSSVCKLVMRIGEIEKKLESLSGVRGEISQVLSKLTKLDEKIQEPETNGRPGENALATTSTPDHLHPDPNLSPHVFQCHTTGHNIKVDNGSVEWGCSDSESLRVKAIKKSMFTRRSSRSLNEENSATESKVASITNSPRDWRTVSYSSHHGDEGKDKDRDRDRERDTKDRHRKAKESERERQYEKAPQVHRSSKPPKDSYLVEQVFSPHPFPPSVKSHMKGSPLYTDLRLTGLSVDGKRGQPSWTIEEYKRNAGGEKGKQLTALDLQTQESLNPNNLEYWMEDIYTPGYDSLLKRKEAEFRRAKVCKIGALIAAAACTVILVIVVPICTMKS, from the exons ATGGATCCTCTACCAGAGTACTCCCTGTTCCTAGTCCGGATCCTGGAGGAACTAGACACTAAACACAGTAGTGTGTCCTACCAGGACCTCTGTAAGTCCCTGTGTGCCCGCTTTGACTTGGTCCACTTGGCCAAGCTACGGAGCCTTCTGTTCTACACAGCCTGCCTGGACCCAGCCTTCCCGGCCACTCTCTTCAAAGACAAGATGAGATGTACTGTTGAGGACCAGCAGTCTAAGAAACTCATGGTGGCAGCGGATATCGTCACTATGTTTAACCTAATCCAAATGAATGGGGGGATGGCCAAAGACAAGCTCCCAATGGCACCACCGAGGCCCAAGTTCCACAAGAACCAGTCGTTTGAGTCATGTAGGTCCGACACTGATGTTTATAAGTACCAGGACTATGAGAGGGGCGGAGGTTATGACCTCATGGATCAACCCTCCAGGGCGGGTCACCACCCCCACCATCGCCCCATGTCCCAAAACAACTCCTCCCACCCCCGCCCACACCCCCATTCCCACTCCGCCAGCTCGAAATCCAACTGCAGCCCACAGTTTATCCCGACCTCGGACCCTAACTTCCTATTGGGCGTAAACAAGGATCTGAAATGTCGAGCAGCGTCGCTAGACAAGCTGCAGCACCTGCCCCAGTACTCAGGCTGCAGTCCTCCATCGCCGCCCTGCGAGATGCAGAGCACCTACTTTCCCATAGACATTGACAGTGAGTCCACCACAGACCAGGAGTCCCTGCAACACATCAACCACACGGAGCCCTTCTCTGTCCACTCCTGTGTCCAGAAGAGAAACATCTTCAAGGAGGATTTTCACAACCTGCTAGCGTTCTCCCCACAG GTCATCACCTCAGAGTGCAAACCAAACATCAGGGCAACTGGAGGCTACCACCGGAGAGAGCTCCACAAACCTGCCACATTCTTCAACCACAGCTTCGAGCTGCCCTACAGTAACCCCTACTTTGAGCCTACTATGAACTCGCCCATTCAGGAGAAACGGCGAGCGAAGCACGAGAGTCTGGACGACCTTCAAGCGTCTACGTATTTCGGGCCAACGACAGTGACAGAGTGCGTGAACACACGGAGGAGTACGGCTAGGCCGGGGAAGCAGCCAATTTGGCCCGTCAAAAGCCTGAGTCTGAATGCTGAAGAAGGGCCACCGGATTTTGAGAGGTCATTTCTGAATGGGAAACCGCTGAAAGACAACCATCGCCACAATGTAGTCAATAAAGAGAATGAGCAGCACTTCCAGTGTGCCAAAGAGAAAGTGGTGGCCTCCCCTTCAGGGTTCGCAAAGAAAACCAACGGGTTGAAAACAAAGGATATGTCTTCAATGGCGTGCGGTCCCGGGGTGGGTGTCGACAAAAGAGAGGTTGGGAAAAGATTTAAAGAGAAAGGCATCAACAGTACGTCTTTTCAAGGAGGTAACATAGACAGCTCGTCCAGCATAGGGACACAAACGGAGCAGGCCGAACAGAGGAAGCTAAAAGACTATGCCGCCGCTCACGCAAAATAcgtcgagagagagaggcattcgTGCAAACACTCGGAAGAGGACTCTGAGATCATCAGCGATGACATCAGTGACATCTTCCGCTTCCTTGACGACATGAGCGTGTGCGACTCGCTGGGCGTCATCCAATCGTCGTGCTACAACAGCATCGGATCTCTCTCTCAGGTGACCATGAAGTCTGACGGCGACAGCTCACCCGAATGCAACACGGTCAAACTGGCCAAGTCCAAGCTGGACTGCCTCTTTCATTCCCTAGAGAACACGGACGACGAGCTCAAATCGAGCGTGTGCAAGCTTGTTATGAGGATAGGTGAGATCGAGAAGAAGCTGGAGTCTCTGTCCGGAGTCCGAGGAGAGATCTCGCAGGTGCTCTCCAAGCTCACCAAACTCGACGAGAAGATCCAGGAACCCGAAACCAACGGGAGACCAGGCGAAAACGCTTTAGCCACCACATCCACCCCAGATCACCTTCACCCCGACCCCAACCTCTCGCCCCATGTCTTTCAGTGCCACACGACAGGCCACAACATCAAGGTGGATAACGGATCAGTGGAGTGGGGCTGCTCAGACAGTGAGAGTCTGAGGGTCAAGGCAATTAAGAAAAGTATGTTCACGCGGAGGTCGTCACGCTCACTCAATGAGGAGAACAGCGCCACGGAGTCAAAGGTGGCGAGCATCACCAACTCACCACGGGACTGGAGAACGGTGTCGTATTCTTCGCACCATGGGGATGAGGGCAAagacaaggacagagacagagaccgagaaaGGGACACCAAGGACAGACACAGGAAAGCCAAAGAG TCAGAGCGGGAGCGCCAGTATGAGAAGGCCCCCCAGGTCCACCGCTCCTCAAAGCCCCCCAAGGACTCCTACCTGGTGGAGCAGGTGTTCTCACCGCACCCCTTCCCCCCCTCCGTCAAGTCCCACATGAAGGGCAGCCCCCTGTACACAGACCTCAGGCTCACAGGCCTGTCGGTTGACGGCAAACGGGGTCAGCCCTCCTGGACCATCGAGGAGTACAAGCGCAATGCGGGTGGCGAGAAAGGCAAGCAGCTGACCGCCCTGGACCTGCAG